A stretch of the Gemmatirosa kalamazoonensis genome encodes the following:
- a CDS encoding glycosyltransferase — protein MTALTGAHERRDTTRVEEPARDARVMLLLDALQVNGPSRLVVALATSLRDRGMDVRVAYLGLGDWPEGAETLRARRIPVLDLGLRSLLDPRPCLRLAAHLRRDAVRVLHTHNRYAHLVGRPAAAIARCGLVSTDHWIVETDLGVRGWIRRRLDDMSVRAFRGEMVMVSHAQHAEHARRGRLRSSHTEIVHNGVDADAFQPDADARHRVRARLGIDDATPVLMSVAVLRPGKGHEHLLKAMRRLHDRVPRARLVIVGDGSERVRLQQAASALALDAVVHFLGTRLDVAELLAAADAYVHPSQFESFPTSVMEAMATALPVVATAVGGVPELIRHDDTGLLVPPGEPDALASAMEHVLRPAVAARLGAAARSWVETHASHDAWVERHRALYRRVAAAR, from the coding sequence GTGACCGCCCTGACCGGTGCGCACGAGCGACGCGACACGACACGCGTCGAGGAACCAGCGCGGGACGCGCGCGTGATGCTGCTGCTCGATGCGCTGCAGGTGAACGGCCCGTCCCGGCTCGTCGTCGCACTCGCGACGTCGCTGCGCGACCGCGGAATGGACGTACGCGTGGCGTATCTCGGGCTTGGCGACTGGCCGGAGGGGGCCGAGACGCTGCGGGCGCGCCGCATTCCAGTGCTCGACCTCGGGTTGCGCAGTCTGCTGGATCCTCGTCCCTGCCTCCGGCTCGCGGCACATCTGCGTCGCGACGCGGTCCGCGTGCTTCATACGCACAACCGGTACGCGCACCTCGTGGGGCGACCGGCGGCGGCGATCGCCCGGTGCGGCCTCGTGTCGACCGATCACTGGATCGTCGAGACGGACCTCGGTGTTCGCGGATGGATCCGGCGGCGGCTGGACGACATGAGCGTGCGGGCGTTCCGCGGCGAGATGGTGATGGTCTCGCACGCGCAGCACGCCGAGCACGCACGGCGCGGGCGGCTGCGATCGTCCCACACGGAGATCGTCCACAACGGCGTCGATGCCGACGCGTTCCAACCGGACGCGGACGCCCGTCACCGCGTTCGCGCCCGACTGGGCATCGACGACGCGACCCCGGTGCTCATGTCGGTGGCCGTGCTGCGGCCGGGAAAGGGACACGAGCACCTGCTCAAGGCCATGCGCCGGCTCCATGACCGGGTGCCCAGGGCGCGACTCGTCATCGTGGGTGACGGAAGCGAGCGCGTTAGGCTCCAGCAGGCTGCGTCCGCACTCGCGTTGGACGCGGTCGTCCACTTCCTCGGCACGCGCCTCGACGTCGCCGAGCTGCTCGCGGCGGCCGATGCGTACGTGCATCCGTCACAGTTCGAGAGCTTCCCGACGAGCGTCATGGAAGCGATGGCGACGGCGCTGCCGGTCGTGGCGACCGCCGTCGGCGGCGTGCCGGAGCTCATTCGGCACGACGACACGGGCCTGCTGGTGCCGCCCGGGGAGCCGGACGCACTGGCGAGCGCCATGGAGCACGTGCTCCGTCCCGCGGTGGCGGCGCGGCTCGGCGCAGCGGCGCGATCCTGGGTCGAGACCCACGCCTCGCACGACGCGTGGGTCGAACGGCACCGGGCGCTCTATCGACGCGTCGCCGCCGCGCGATAG
- a CDS encoding radical SAM protein, whose product MSIRSHLRTALADTLKRHPRLWQGARAIDEQIERTRFSAARALPVLIRPEPRRLHIAITAHCNQRCVGCRYGRDFMPGSQLPWPIVRDLLDDAREIGMWDVRLYGGEPLLHPDLPKMVEHTVGLGLECYVTTNAIRLGEQIDTLYAAGLRRVTIGFYGVGDAYDQYAQRKGRFARVEASIARVRERYGSAVSLRINWLLMRPTCSVEAFDAMLAFAEKYDLTVRTDLIHYSLPYFDEGPDRCLQFRPEDEPAIRAVVGEMLRRRAENPARFTQTVEAMRSMPDWLLKGPDMRVPCDNYQMIWVGADGTVKLCYVTFRLGNLHEQRLSEIVFTETHRQAARDAFQLNCPNCHCELDTRIAKHAPSLKRYRQPEIS is encoded by the coding sequence ATGTCGATCCGTTCTCACCTGCGCACGGCGCTGGCAGACACGCTGAAGCGGCACCCGCGACTCTGGCAGGGGGCGCGGGCCATCGACGAGCAGATCGAGCGCACGCGTTTTTCCGCTGCGCGGGCGCTCCCCGTTCTGATCCGGCCCGAGCCCCGGCGCCTCCACATCGCGATCACCGCGCACTGCAACCAGCGGTGCGTCGGGTGCCGGTACGGCCGGGACTTCATGCCGGGCAGCCAGCTGCCCTGGCCGATCGTGCGCGACCTCCTCGACGACGCGCGAGAGATCGGCATGTGGGACGTCCGCCTCTATGGCGGCGAGCCGCTGCTGCATCCTGACCTTCCGAAGATGGTGGAGCATACGGTGGGTCTCGGTCTCGAGTGCTACGTCACGACCAACGCCATCCGACTCGGGGAGCAGATCGACACGCTCTATGCGGCCGGTCTGCGGCGGGTCACGATCGGCTTCTACGGCGTGGGCGACGCGTACGATCAATACGCGCAGCGCAAGGGGCGCTTCGCGCGCGTCGAGGCCAGCATCGCGCGCGTGCGGGAGCGTTACGGCAGCGCCGTGTCGCTGCGCATCAACTGGCTCCTCATGCGCCCGACCTGCTCGGTCGAGGCGTTCGACGCGATGCTCGCGTTCGCGGAGAAGTACGACCTTACCGTACGCACGGATCTGATCCACTACTCGCTGCCGTATTTCGACGAGGGCCCGGACCGCTGCCTGCAGTTCCGGCCCGAGGACGAGCCGGCGATCCGCGCCGTGGTCGGCGAGATGCTCCGCCGTCGCGCGGAGAACCCGGCCCGGTTCACGCAGACGGTCGAGGCGATGCGGTCGATGCCCGACTGGCTGCTGAAGGGCCCCGACATGCGCGTGCCGTGCGACAACTACCAGATGATCTGGGTGGGAGCCGACGGCACGGTGAAGCTGTGCTATGTGACGTTCCGACTCGGGAACCTGCACGAGCAGCGGCTGTCCGAGATCGTCTTCACCGAGACCCACCGGCAGGCGGCGCGCGACGCGTTCCAGTTGAACTGCCCGAACTGCCACTGCGAGCTCGACACGCGGATCGCCAAGCACGCGCCGTCGCTCAAGCGCTATCGTCAGCCCGAGATCTCCTGA
- a CDS encoding glycoside hydrolase family 43 protein translates to MIVLLACHRAPPPPTPVDGRDAFVPGVEWRDTDGAPIEAHGGGVLRVGRRYYWYGENHRLGGGNKTGISAYSSTDLLHWKNEGVVLPKDSLPERFRDRGVAERPKVIYERRTKRYVMWMHLDANRYSDASAGVAVSASPNGPFRLVRVFRPIGYDYGYGADSAQLRERELGNTFRDMALLADDDGRAYVFYASESNRTMYVSRLSDDYTDVARPIVEGRTWARLFPDARREAPAPFKVDGTYYLITSGQSGWDPNPARYHVAERVLGPWRTVGNPAVGPDSATTFRSQSAFVLPVPSACARCFVFMADRWEPRALERSTYVWLPFVVRPGEPLRIELVPRWDLGAFRALAAR, encoded by the coding sequence GTGATCGTGCTCCTCGCCTGCCATCGCGCGCCGCCGCCGCCGACGCCGGTGGACGGCCGGGACGCGTTCGTCCCCGGGGTCGAATGGCGCGACACCGACGGCGCGCCGATCGAGGCGCACGGAGGCGGCGTGCTGCGCGTCGGCCGGCGCTACTACTGGTACGGCGAGAACCATCGGCTCGGCGGCGGCAACAAGACCGGCATCTCGGCGTACTCCTCCACCGACCTGCTGCACTGGAAGAACGAAGGCGTCGTTCTCCCGAAGGACAGCCTCCCCGAGCGGTTCCGCGACCGCGGCGTCGCCGAGCGGCCGAAGGTGATCTACGAGCGGCGCACGAAGCGCTACGTGATGTGGATGCACCTCGACGCGAACCGTTACAGCGACGCGAGCGCCGGCGTCGCCGTGAGCGCGTCGCCTAACGGCCCGTTCCGCCTCGTCCGCGTCTTCCGCCCGATCGGCTACGACTACGGCTACGGCGCCGACAGCGCGCAGCTCCGCGAGCGCGAGCTCGGGAACACGTTCCGCGACATGGCGCTCCTCGCCGACGACGACGGCAGGGCGTACGTGTTCTACGCGTCGGAGAGCAACCGGACCATGTACGTGTCGCGGCTCTCCGACGACTACACCGACGTCGCGCGGCCGATCGTCGAGGGACGGACGTGGGCGCGACTCTTTCCCGACGCGCGCCGCGAGGCGCCGGCGCCGTTCAAGGTGGACGGCACGTACTACCTGATCACGTCGGGGCAGTCGGGCTGGGACCCGAACCCGGCGCGCTACCACGTCGCCGAGCGCGTGCTCGGGCCGTGGCGCACGGTGGGCAACCCCGCGGTCGGCCCCGACTCGGCGACGACGTTCCGCTCGCAGAGCGCGTTCGTGCTGCCGGTCCCGTCGGCGTGCGCGCGCTGCTTCGTCTTCATGGCCGACCGCTGGGAGCCGCGGGCGCTCGAGCGGTCGACCTACGTGTGGCTGCCGTTCGTGGTGCGGCCGGGCGAGCCGCTGCGCATCGAGCTCGTGCCGCGGTGGGACCTCGGCGCGTTCCGGGCTCTCGCGGCGCGTTAG
- a CDS encoding DUF4097 family beta strand repeat-containing protein — MRTASRALAAATLLAVVTPALASAQGVTRGDFDWSEAMRAGAWLRIRNWNGPVEVRAATGDRAEVHGRAIASADRGTDVVYRVIRDDDGVTICAVPDRDDIECSARGINGSGRDWGRRPTRARLLVSLPAGVRIDASSGNGEVTVENVRADVVASSGNGRVRVADATGPVEASSGNGDIDVSTATGPVTASTGNGRIEARMLALRDGDMHFSTGNGSVVLWLPDDFGGDVSVSGQRGFDTDFPIEVRSGNFNSRISGRIGHGSRRVDISTGNGSVSLRRVR, encoded by the coding sequence ATGAGAACCGCTTCCCGCGCGCTCGCTGCCGCCACGCTCCTCGCCGTCGTGACTCCCGCCCTCGCCTCGGCGCAGGGCGTCACACGCGGCGACTTCGACTGGTCCGAGGCCATGCGGGCCGGCGCGTGGCTCCGCATCCGCAACTGGAACGGACCCGTGGAGGTCCGTGCCGCGACGGGTGATCGCGCGGAAGTCCATGGCCGGGCGATCGCGTCGGCCGATCGGGGGACCGACGTCGTCTACCGGGTGATTCGCGACGACGACGGCGTGACGATCTGCGCCGTGCCGGACCGCGACGACATCGAGTGCTCGGCGCGTGGCATCAACGGGAGCGGCCGCGACTGGGGGCGCCGGCCGACGCGGGCCCGGCTCCTCGTGTCTCTGCCCGCCGGCGTGCGGATCGACGCCAGCAGCGGCAACGGCGAGGTGACCGTCGAGAACGTCCGCGCGGACGTCGTGGCGTCGTCGGGCAACGGCCGCGTGCGCGTCGCCGACGCGACCGGCCCCGTCGAGGCCTCGAGCGGCAACGGCGACATCGACGTCTCGACGGCCACCGGTCCCGTCACGGCATCCACCGGCAACGGGCGCATCGAGGCTCGCATGCTCGCGCTGCGCGACGGCGACATGCACTTCAGCACCGGCAACGGCTCCGTCGTGTTGTGGCTGCCCGACGACTTCGGCGGGGACGTGTCGGTCAGCGGACAGCGGGGCTTCGACACCGATTTTCCGATCGAGGTGCGGAGCGGCAACTTCAACAGCCGGATCAGCGGCCGGATCGGCCACGGCAGTCGTCGCGTGGACATCTCCACCGGCAACGGCAGCGTGTCGCTGCGGCGCGTGCGTTAG
- a CDS encoding ADOP family duplicated permease, with amino-acid sequence MRELLATVRGWSTLPVNAGARARWSVPWLERRSEDVRHALRGLRRSPGFTAAVVLTLGLGLGGNAALFGAIDRLMLRPFPYLRDASHVDRVYLRTAGWNDDRPYTLYPYTRYRDLARWSTSLAQTAAFTAATHGVGSGEGAREEMVFGVSGDFFALFDARPTSGRFITPSDDVVPTGSDVAVVSYAYWQSALGGRDAIGERLQVGDGSYTIVGIAPRDFAGVAEGRAPAVYVPITAYATHLGAGVGDPYYVGYSWDWVQMLVRRRPGVTRDAATADLTRAFERSWVASRVVHPSYASLDSARVRAIAGPIRTAIGPDPGLEARTLRWVAGVALAVLLIACANVANLFLARALGRRREVALRLALGVSRWRLAAQALTESLLLSLFGVGIGLVVARWTGAALQRLVLADAAPAGTSAGAVIDGRTLVAALVAAVGTAILTGVAPLLFVERTDPIGTLRAGEREMSYRRSPARAVLLLVQCALSVVLLVGAGLFVRSLAHVRALRLGYDLGPLLVARWERRGTPLDSLGEARVRADLAHAALARPEVTHVAWVTNPVFAPGTSTLSLAVPGVDSLRRRGRFTFQTVSGDYFATMGTRIVRGRALTEQDRVGAARVLVVSEAMARALWPGRDPLGRCVRIAWRASADTMPCTTVVGVAENALHDPVADHPMRYYVPDGQLDFRANTMLVRLRTDPDAAAGGVRRALQAALPGAAFVVVRPAQALMDAKRRSWLIGASLFVALGVLAVVVAATGLYGVVAYDVAQRGHELGVRAALGARSTDIVRVVVGQGVRLAAGGVACGTLLALAGSSRLQPLLFQQSARDVRVFGAVAGVLLVVAAAACARPALRAARTDPNIVLRAD; translated from the coding sequence ATGCGCGAGCTGCTCGCGACGGTGCGCGGCTGGAGCACGCTACCGGTGAACGCCGGGGCGCGCGCGCGATGGTCGGTGCCCTGGCTCGAGCGACGCAGCGAGGACGTGCGGCACGCGCTGCGCGGGCTGCGGCGGTCGCCCGGCTTCACCGCCGCCGTCGTGCTCACGTTGGGCCTCGGACTCGGCGGGAACGCCGCGCTGTTCGGCGCGATCGACCGGCTCATGCTGCGGCCGTTTCCCTACCTTCGCGACGCGAGCCACGTCGACCGCGTCTACCTCAGGACCGCGGGGTGGAACGACGACAGGCCATACACGCTGTATCCCTACACGCGCTACCGCGACCTCGCGCGCTGGTCGACGTCGCTCGCGCAGACGGCCGCGTTCACCGCCGCGACGCACGGCGTCGGCAGCGGCGAGGGCGCGCGCGAGGAGATGGTGTTCGGCGTCAGCGGCGACTTCTTCGCGCTGTTCGATGCGCGCCCGACGTCGGGCCGCTTCATCACGCCCTCCGACGACGTCGTGCCGACCGGGAGCGACGTCGCCGTCGTGAGCTACGCGTACTGGCAGTCGGCACTCGGCGGGCGCGACGCGATCGGCGAGCGGCTGCAGGTCGGCGACGGGTCGTACACGATCGTCGGCATCGCGCCGCGCGACTTCGCCGGCGTCGCCGAGGGACGCGCGCCGGCGGTGTACGTGCCGATCACCGCGTACGCGACGCACCTCGGCGCGGGCGTCGGCGATCCGTACTACGTGGGATACAGCTGGGATTGGGTCCAGATGCTCGTCCGCCGCCGCCCCGGCGTGACGCGCGACGCGGCGACGGCCGATCTGACGCGGGCGTTCGAGCGGAGCTGGGTCGCGTCGCGCGTCGTGCATCCGAGCTATGCGTCGCTCGACTCGGCGCGCGTCCGCGCGATCGCGGGACCGATCCGCACCGCGATCGGCCCCGACCCCGGACTCGAGGCGCGCACGCTGCGCTGGGTCGCCGGCGTCGCGCTCGCCGTGCTGCTCATCGCGTGCGCGAACGTCGCGAACCTGTTCCTCGCCCGCGCGCTGGGGCGCCGGCGCGAGGTGGCGCTGCGCCTCGCGTTAGGCGTCTCGCGCTGGCGGCTCGCCGCGCAGGCGCTCACCGAGAGCCTCCTGCTGTCGCTGTTCGGCGTCGGCATCGGGCTCGTCGTCGCCCGATGGACGGGCGCCGCGCTGCAGCGGCTCGTACTCGCGGACGCGGCACCCGCCGGTACGTCGGCCGGCGCGGTGATCGACGGGCGCACGCTCGTCGCCGCGCTCGTGGCCGCCGTCGGCACGGCGATCCTCACCGGCGTCGCGCCGCTGCTCTTCGTCGAGCGCACCGATCCGATCGGGACGCTGCGCGCGGGCGAGCGTGAGATGAGCTACCGTCGCTCGCCGGCCCGTGCGGTGCTGCTGCTCGTGCAGTGCGCGCTCTCGGTCGTGCTGCTCGTCGGCGCCGGGCTGTTCGTGCGCAGCCTCGCGCACGTGCGCGCGCTGCGGCTCGGCTACGACCTCGGACCACTGCTCGTCGCGCGGTGGGAGCGACGCGGCACGCCGCTCGACTCGCTCGGCGAGGCGCGCGTCCGCGCGGACCTCGCGCATGCCGCGCTCGCCCGTCCCGAGGTCACCCACGTCGCGTGGGTGACGAACCCGGTGTTCGCGCCCGGCACGTCGACGCTGAGCCTCGCGGTGCCGGGCGTCGACTCGCTGCGGCGGCGCGGGCGCTTCACCTTCCAGACCGTCTCGGGCGACTACTTCGCGACGATGGGCACGCGCATCGTGCGTGGCCGCGCGCTCACCGAGCAGGACCGCGTCGGCGCAGCGCGCGTGCTCGTGGTGAGCGAGGCGATGGCGCGCGCGCTGTGGCCGGGGCGCGATCCGTTAGGCCGCTGCGTGCGAATCGCGTGGCGCGCCTCGGCGGACACGATGCCGTGCACCACGGTCGTCGGCGTCGCCGAGAACGCGCTGCACGACCCAGTCGCCGACCACCCGATGCGTTACTACGTGCCCGACGGCCAGCTCGACTTCCGCGCGAACACGATGCTCGTGCGCCTGCGCACCGATCCGGACGCGGCGGCCGGCGGCGTGCGCCGCGCGCTGCAGGCCGCGCTCCCCGGTGCCGCATTCGTCGTCGTGCGGCCGGCGCAGGCGTTGATGGATGCGAAGCGTCGCTCGTGGCTCATCGGCGCGTCGCTGTTCGTCGCTCTCGGCGTGCTCGCCGTCGTCGTCGCGGCGACGGGGCTCTACGGCGTCGTCGCATACGACGTCGCGCAGCGCGGCCACGAGCTCGGCGTGCGCGCCGCGTTAGGCGCGCGATCGACCGACATCGTGCGCGTCGTCGTCGGCCAGGGCGTGCGGCTCGCCGCGGGCGGCGTCGCGTGCGGGACGCTGCTCGCGCTCGCGGGGAGCAGTCGGCTGCAGCCGCTGCTCTTTCAGCAGTCTGCGCGCGACGTGCGTGTCTTCGGCGCCGTCGCCGGCGTGCTGCTCGTCGTCGCGGCGGCGGCGTGCGCGCGGCCGGCGCTGCGGGCCGCGCGCACCGACCCGAACATCGTGCTCCGTGCGGACTGA
- a CDS encoding alpha/beta fold hydrolase has translation MRRILRTAAAVLTLGTLPVALSTAPAAGQPTARVDHAEHHEFVLEQFRTESGVVLPRARVVYGTYGRLDAARDNAVLVPSHYMADHHGYDWLIGPGRALDTARVFVVATELFGNGHSSSPSNTPEPFHGPRFPVTTIRDNVEAVHRLLTEELRITHLRAVVGFSMGAEQAFQWAVSYPDFADRIVATAGTAKTYGHGVVRLEGQITALTADSAFAGGDYTAPPRRGLDAFAMVWAGWLYSQEWWRRELWRGTVPPGTTFAQVLENYRTRFLHNADANDLILQARTWERHDVGGTPGFGGDVERALRSIRVPVLYMPSETDLYFPVGDARYEAQFIAHVELVPIPSLWGHPAGAGAGPGDAQFLNEHIARFLRF, from the coding sequence ATGCGCCGGATCCTCCGCACGGCCGCCGCCGTCCTCACGCTCGGCACGCTCCCCGTCGCGCTCTCCACCGCGCCGGCCGCGGGTCAGCCGACCGCGCGCGTGGACCACGCCGAGCACCACGAGTTCGTGCTCGAGCAGTTCCGCACCGAGAGCGGCGTCGTGCTGCCGCGCGCGCGGGTCGTCTACGGGACGTACGGCCGACTCGATGCCGCGCGCGACAACGCGGTGCTCGTCCCGTCGCACTACATGGCCGACCATCACGGCTACGACTGGCTGATCGGGCCGGGCCGCGCGCTCGACACGGCGCGAGTGTTCGTGGTCGCGACGGAGCTTTTCGGCAACGGACACTCGTCGTCGCCGAGCAACACGCCCGAGCCGTTTCACGGACCCCGGTTCCCCGTGACGACGATCCGCGACAACGTCGAGGCGGTGCACCGGCTACTCACCGAGGAGCTGAGGATCACGCACCTGCGGGCCGTCGTCGGCTTCTCGATGGGCGCCGAGCAGGCGTTCCAGTGGGCCGTGAGCTACCCGGACTTCGCCGACCGCATCGTCGCGACCGCGGGCACGGCGAAGACGTACGGACACGGCGTCGTACGCCTGGAGGGGCAGATCACGGCGCTCACCGCCGACTCGGCGTTCGCCGGCGGCGACTATACCGCGCCACCTCGCCGCGGCCTCGATGCGTTCGCGATGGTCTGGGCGGGATGGCTCTACTCGCAGGAGTGGTGGCGCCGCGAGCTCTGGCGGGGCACCGTGCCGCCGGGGACCACGTTCGCGCAGGTGCTGGAGAACTACCGCACGCGCTTCCTGCACAACGCCGACGCGAACGACCTGATCCTCCAGGCGCGCACGTGGGAGCGCCACGACGTGGGCGGCACACCGGGCTTCGGCGGCGACGTGGAGCGCGCGCTCCGGTCGATCCGCGTGCCGGTGCTCTACATGCCGTCGGAGACGGACCTCTACTTCCCGGTCGGCGACGCGCGATACGAGGCGCAGTTCATCGCGCACGTGGAGCTGGTGCCGATCCCGTCGCTCTGGGGACACCCGGCGGGCGCGGGCGCCGGCCCGGGCGACGCGCAGTTCCTCAACGAGCACATCGCCCGGTTCCTCCGCTTCTGA
- a CDS encoding FAD-binding oxidoreductase, whose translation MSERIDAHGAASGVVADLAALLGDRLTTSADERAQHGRDESYHPPRPPDAVAYPVSVEEVQEIVRLCARHGTPVIPFGAGSSLEGHVLALRGGVTVDMRHLDRILEVNAEDMDVVVEAGVTRLQLNRHLRDTGLTFPVDPGADATLGGMAATRASGTTAVRYGTMRANVLGLDVVLADGALIHTGGRARKSSAGYDLTHLLVGSEGTLGIIVRLRLRLHPVPEHVVAAVCAFPSVERAVDTVIAAIQLGIPLARAELLDERAMDAVRRYSRLDYASTPTLFFEFHGSDAETRADADHVQRLAEERGGERFRFATTTTERDRLWQARHDAYPAALALRPGARGLTTDVCVPISRLTECIAETKADLVAASIPVVLLGHVGDGNFHLAFMVRRDDPTELAEAQRFADRLVERALRLGGTCTGEHGVGIGKMKFMEREHGAAIDTMRRIKTALDPQNLMNPGKVIPARASASHA comes from the coding sequence TTGAGCGAGCGGATCGACGCACACGGCGCGGCCTCCGGCGTCGTCGCGGACCTCGCGGCCCTCCTCGGCGACCGGCTGACCACGTCGGCCGACGAGCGCGCGCAGCACGGGCGCGACGAGTCGTACCACCCGCCTCGTCCGCCCGACGCGGTCGCGTACCCGGTGTCGGTCGAGGAGGTGCAGGAGATCGTCCGCCTCTGCGCGCGGCACGGCACGCCGGTCATCCCGTTCGGCGCCGGCAGCTCCCTCGAAGGGCACGTGCTCGCGCTGCGCGGTGGGGTCACGGTCGACATGCGACACCTGGACCGGATCCTGGAGGTCAACGCCGAGGACATGGACGTCGTCGTCGAGGCGGGAGTGACGCGCCTCCAGCTCAATCGCCATCTCCGCGACACGGGGCTCACGTTCCCCGTCGACCCGGGCGCCGACGCGACGTTAGGCGGGATGGCGGCGACGCGCGCGTCGGGCACGACGGCGGTGCGCTACGGCACCATGCGAGCGAACGTGCTCGGTCTCGACGTGGTGCTGGCCGACGGCGCGCTGATCCACACCGGCGGCCGCGCGCGCAAGTCGTCGGCGGGGTACGATCTCACGCACCTCCTCGTCGGCTCCGAGGGGACGTTAGGCATCATCGTCCGTCTGCGGCTCCGCCTGCACCCGGTGCCCGAGCACGTCGTCGCCGCGGTGTGCGCGTTCCCGTCGGTGGAGCGCGCGGTCGACACGGTCATCGCCGCCATCCAGCTCGGCATCCCGCTGGCGCGCGCCGAGCTGCTCGACGAGCGCGCGATGGATGCGGTGCGCCGCTACTCGCGGCTCGATTACGCGTCCACGCCCACGCTCTTCTTTGAGTTCCACGGCAGCGACGCCGAGACGCGCGCCGACGCGGACCACGTGCAGCGCCTCGCCGAGGAGCGCGGTGGGGAGCGGTTCCGATTCGCCACGACCACGACGGAGCGGGACCGACTCTGGCAGGCGCGCCACGACGCATACCCCGCGGCGCTCGCGCTGCGCCCCGGCGCGCGCGGCCTGACGACCGACGTCTGCGTGCCGATCTCGCGCCTCACCGAGTGCATCGCCGAGACGAAGGCCGATCTCGTCGCCGCGTCGATCCCGGTCGTGCTGCTCGGCCACGTCGGCGATGGGAACTTCCACCTCGCATTCATGGTTCGCCGCGACGACCCGACGGAGCTCGCGGAGGCGCAGCGCTTCGCCGACCGGCTCGTCGAGCGCGCGCTGCGCCTCGGCGGCACCTGTACCGGCGAGCACGGCGTCGGCATCGGCAAGATGAAGTTCATGGAGCGCGAGCACGGAGCGGCCATCGACACGATGCGACGGATCAAGACGGCGCTCGACCCGCAGAACCTCATGAACCCGGGCAAGGTGATCCCCGCGCGGGCGTCGGCGTCGCACGCGTGA
- a CDS encoding DJ-1/PfpI family protein produces MARRILIITGDGGECYETLYAVHRLREAGHEPRIAAPTRKRLHLVIHDFEPGWDTYVERAGYRLESDLAFDDVRVDDYDAVLVLGGRAPEYLRHDARVLAIVRSFHERGKWVFGICHGVQVLVRAGLAAGARVTAYEHCRTDVELGGGEYVADRQAVRHGRMVTAQTWQSHPEFYREVMSCLGEGEPGAVPDLASTFAAPRAASAAAS; encoded by the coding sequence ATGGCGAGGCGCATCCTGATCATCACGGGCGACGGCGGAGAGTGCTACGAGACGCTCTACGCCGTGCATCGCCTTCGCGAGGCCGGCCACGAGCCCCGCATCGCGGCGCCGACGCGCAAGCGGCTGCACCTCGTGATCCACGACTTCGAGCCCGGCTGGGACACGTACGTGGAGCGTGCGGGCTATCGACTCGAGTCGGACCTCGCGTTCGACGACGTACGGGTGGACGACTACGATGCGGTGCTCGTGCTCGGCGGGCGCGCGCCGGAGTACCTGCGGCACGACGCGCGCGTGCTGGCGATCGTCCGCTCGTTTCACGAGCGCGGCAAGTGGGTGTTCGGGATCTGCCACGGTGTGCAGGTGCTGGTGCGTGCCGGGCTGGCCGCGGGCGCGCGTGTCACGGCGTACGAGCACTGCCGCACCGACGTGGAGCTGGGCGGCGGGGAGTACGTCGCCGACCGGCAGGCGGTGCGACACGGGCGGATGGTCACCGCGCAGACCTGGCAGTCGCACCCCGAGTTCTACCGTGAAGTGATGTCGTGCCTCGGCGAAGGGGAGCCCGGCGCCGTCCCGGATCTCGCCTCGACCTTCGCGGCGCCCCGAGCGGCGTCCGCCGCCGCGAGTTGA